One genomic segment of Helicobacter enhydrae includes these proteins:
- the coaE gene encoding dephospho-CoA kinase (Dephospho-CoA kinase (CoaE) performs the final step in coenzyme A biosynthesis.), with protein sequence MDFSTLKYAYAVSGGIGSGKSTACRILMQLGYAVLDCDEIAHSLLEIHQKEVAELFDIGLDQNGTLDRLALGKIVFASSLKRQKLEAFLHPLIAERLWKACSVLEKKQTIYFVEIPLLFEHFHRFNFSHTILVYAPKEVQILRLMERNALSEEEALQRLYAQMPIDEKIQYAEIVFDNTQTQEKLKMQILDWLGGVAAKSL encoded by the coding sequence ATGGATTTTTCAACTCTTAAATACGCTTATGCTGTGAGTGGGGGGATTGGGAGTGGCAAAAGCACGGCTTGTAGGATATTGATGCAGTTGGGCTATGCGGTGCTAGATTGCGATGAGATTGCCCACTCTTTGCTTGAAATTCATCAAAAAGAGGTGGCAGAATTGTTTGATATAGGTTTGGATCAAAATGGAACGCTCGATCGTTTGGCTCTAGGTAAAATCGTCTTTGCCTCAAGCCTCAAGCGTCAGAAGCTTGAGGCGTTTTTGCACCCATTGATTGCAGAGAGATTGTGGAAGGCGTGCAGTGTGCTAGAAAAAAAGCAAACAATTTATTTTGTAGAAATTCCTCTTTTGTTTGAGCATTTTCATCGATTCAATTTTTCTCATACGATTTTAGTTTATGCTCCAAAAGAAGTTCAGATTTTACGCTTGATGGAGCGTAATGCTTTGTCAGAAGAGGAGGCATTGCAGAGGCTATATGCACAAATGCCTATAGATGAAAAAATCCAATATGCAGAGATTGTGTTTGACAACACTCAAACGCAAGAAAAGCTCAAAATGCAAATTTTGGATTGGCTTGGTGGGGTGGCGGCTAAATCTTTGTAG
- a CDS encoding acyloxyacyl hydrolase: MPIFYSENGNLYFGVGIGLYIKSKTDIRVGSKVTFGERFFVGYTFKNFSLEMYWKHYSNGTLKLPNSGHDFGGLSFGYNF; encoded by the coding sequence TTGCCCATATTCTATTCTGAAAATGGCAATCTTTATTTTGGAGTGGGAATCGGCTTATACATCAAATCCAAAACAGATATAAGAGTGGGCTCCAAAGTCACCTTTGGAGAGCGATTTTTTGTAGGTTATACATTTAAAAATTTCAGTTTAGAAATGTATTGGAAACACTATTCCAATGGAACGCTAAAACTTCCAAATAGCGGACACGACTTTGGGGGATTGAGCTTTGGGTATAACTTTTGA